Proteins from a single region of Rhodospirillales bacterium:
- a CDS encoding cation-transporting P-type ATPase, translated as MTCFHALSAEETIKSLETSAKNGLTESEIQVRQSQYGSNTLIEKESVKWPLVLIRQFTSFLILILLVAAALSFFIGDELDTLAIFAIVILNGLLGFAQEWKAETALKSLKKMLSPRCRVIRDSRMQEIDAAALVPGDIVLLESGDSVPADIRLLDEVNLRADEAALTGESVSVAKNIHAISKDSPISWRTCMVWMGTHIVNGRGQGVIVATGMETEFGRIAKLTGDIQETQTRLQRQLAVLAKQLTVVIVGVTAVVMFAGWLGGRPALQMFMAGISLAVSAVPEGLPAVVTITLALGVRIMARQKALLRHLQTAETLGATSVICTDKTGTLTKNEMTIQKLWLASGEIDVSGVGYEPEGEFSKDGQGIDALSNPDLKALLETGRVCNHARITRADNGWAAIGSPTEAAFIAAAEKAGLEESGHSAVCEFSFNSTRKRMSVIENCEGHMMVHVKGAPETLLMRSNKILIDGKEQDLNNDVRHTIEQAYKAFAQGGLRTLACARKTLPAQVTPDEETVETDLTFLGVVGIIDPPRSEVKEAIKKTRHAGIRVIMITGDSPDTALAVGRQIGLKVEKAVSGSELEKMDDEEILRLSDQDIIFARTVPEDKFRIVKLLQSRNQLVAMTGDGVNDAPALKQADIGIAMGVRGTDVAKGAADMVLTDDNFASIIDAIQEGRRQYANIRKFVSYLVSSNFGETLAVFVNIMTGAPLILLPTQILWVNLVTDSVTALSLGVEKAEKNIMDEPPRSIDQPILDKISFMMLALFGSYIGFATLGLYHLHLDESYMVANTVAFTGMVAMANIRVLNFRSFDKPMHVIGWFSNPWLLVAVSSMLGLQLLAVYTPFLQQVLGTVALGWSEWAIIIAFILPMVLFTELYKNLKFIR; from the coding sequence ATGACCTGTTTTCATGCATTATCTGCTGAAGAGACAATTAAATCGTTGGAAACCAGCGCTAAGAACGGATTGACGGAATCTGAAATCCAGGTGCGCCAAAGTCAATATGGTTCAAACACTCTGATAGAAAAGGAATCTGTGAAATGGCCGCTGGTTCTCATTCGTCAATTTACAAGTTTTCTGATTTTAATCTTATTGGTTGCTGCGGCGTTGTCTTTTTTCATAGGCGATGAGCTTGATACGCTGGCTATTTTCGCCATTGTTATTCTCAACGGTCTTTTGGGCTTTGCGCAGGAATGGAAAGCTGAAACAGCACTAAAGAGTCTGAAGAAAATGCTCAGTCCAAGATGCCGCGTTATCCGGGATTCCCGCATGCAGGAGATTGATGCGGCTGCGTTGGTGCCTGGCGATATCGTGCTTTTGGAGAGCGGTGATTCCGTTCCTGCAGATATTCGTTTGCTTGACGAGGTCAATTTAAGAGCAGACGAAGCAGCTTTGACCGGAGAGTCTGTGTCGGTCGCCAAAAATATTCATGCAATCAGCAAAGATTCCCCGATCAGCTGGCGTACTTGTATGGTGTGGATGGGAACGCATATCGTCAACGGGCGAGGGCAAGGCGTTATAGTGGCCACAGGTATGGAGACTGAGTTCGGCCGTATTGCGAAGCTAACTGGCGATATTCAGGAAACGCAGACACGACTGCAGCGGCAGTTGGCCGTGCTGGCCAAGCAATTAACGGTTGTCATTGTCGGTGTAACAGCGGTTGTCATGTTTGCCGGCTGGCTTGGAGGGAGGCCAGCACTGCAAATGTTTATGGCAGGGATTTCTTTGGCCGTTTCTGCTGTGCCGGAAGGCTTGCCTGCGGTTGTGACCATTACTCTGGCCTTAGGCGTACGTATTATGGCGCGGCAAAAAGCTCTTTTGCGGCATTTGCAAACGGCGGAAACTCTTGGGGCGACTTCTGTTATTTGCACGGATAAGACAGGCACGCTCACCAAGAATGAAATGACAATTCAAAAACTGTGGCTGGCCAGTGGTGAAATTGATGTGAGCGGAGTTGGTTATGAGCCCGAAGGAGAATTTAGTAAAGACGGTCAGGGAATTGATGCCTTGTCGAACCCGGATTTGAAAGCCTTGCTGGAAACGGGCCGCGTTTGTAACCATGCGCGTATTACCCGCGCTGATAATGGCTGGGCGGCGATCGGTTCCCCCACGGAAGCGGCCTTTATTGCAGCGGCGGAAAAGGCAGGGCTGGAGGAATCTGGTCATTCTGCAGTTTGTGAGTTTTCCTTTAATTCCACGCGCAAACGCATGTCCGTGATTGAAAACTGCGAAGGGCATATGATGGTGCATGTTAAGGGCGCGCCGGAAACATTGTTAATGCGTTCGAACAAAATTCTAATTGACGGCAAAGAACAGGATTTAAACAATGATGTGCGTCATACAATCGAACAAGCGTATAAGGCTTTTGCACAGGGCGGCCTGCGTACGTTGGCATGCGCCCGTAAGACACTTCCTGCACAAGTTACGCCAGATGAAGAAACGGTGGAAACCGATCTAACATTTCTTGGGGTGGTCGGAATTATTGATCCACCGCGCAGCGAAGTTAAAGAAGCCATTAAAAAAACAAGGCATGCCGGAATTCGTGTGATCATGATTACAGGGGATTCACCTGATACGGCCTTGGCTGTGGGGCGGCAGATCGGTTTGAAAGTGGAGAAAGCCGTTAGCGGTTCCGAACTGGAGAAGATGGATGATGAAGAAATATTGAGACTGTCAGATCAAGATATTATTTTTGCACGCACTGTGCCGGAGGACAAATTTCGCATTGTTAAACTCTTGCAATCACGTAATCAGCTTGTGGCGATGACGGGAGACGGAGTGAATGATGCGCCGGCACTGAAACAGGCAGATATAGGCATTGCCATGGGTGTGCGCGGTACTGATGTAGCCAAGGGGGCTGCGGATATGGTGCTAACAGATGATAATTTTGCATCGATCATTGACGCTATACAGGAAGGCCGCAGACAATATGCCAATATCCGTAAATTTGTCAGCTATCTTGTGTCTTCAAATTTCGGCGAGACGCTTGCTGTTTTTGTAAATATTATGACTGGGGCCCCGTTGATTTTGCTACCGACCCAGATTCTTTGGGTCAATTTGGTAACCGACAGTGTGACGGCGCTTTCTCTCGGCGTAGAAAAAGCTGAGAAAAATATCATGGATGAACCACCGCGCAGCATTGATCAACCTATCCTCGACAAAATATCTTTTATGATGCTGGCTTTATTTGGCTCTTATATCGGCTTTGCAACATTGGGCCTTTATCATTTGCATTTGGATGAATCTTATATGGTGGCCAACACGGTTGCTTTTACCGGCATGGTGGCGATGGCCAATATCCGCGTTTTGAATTTTAGAAGTTTTGATAAACCTATGCATGTGATTGGCTGGTTTTCCAATCCATGGCTTCTGGTAGCTGTGTCTTCAATGCTTGGATTACAAC
- a CDS encoding thermostable hemolysin — MLKLIYQENNIDTASLYLREDRTRRISSLTPSVVSITSLFEPERQRVEDFIRAIYKQSYNADIEVNYPVLMSVRNANGDILAAVGFRYAKDESLFLEHYTQGSVEKLLDCPRNEIVEIGNLASAGQGASAFLFAALASYLNNKDIRYAAITGTDFLHRYFERVGLKPRKICDADIKAVEHDTQNWGSYYDTQPRVLVGSVETGVKRLKAMLGAEFEDCRPRLFPRLHYKQEGRN, encoded by the coding sequence GTGCTCAAACTTATTTATCAGGAAAATAATATTGATACGGCCAGTCTTTATCTCCGTGAGGACCGCACGCGCCGAATCAGTTCGCTGACCCCCTCGGTGGTCAGCATCACTAGCCTGTTTGAACCAGAGCGCCAGCGTGTTGAGGATTTTATCAGAGCGATATACAAGCAGAGCTATAACGCCGATATCGAAGTAAATTACCCGGTGCTGATGAGTGTCCGTAATGCTAATGGCGATATTTTGGCGGCTGTCGGTTTCCGATACGCGAAAGATGAATCGCTCTTTTTAGAGCATTATACACAGGGGTCAGTAGAAAAGCTGTTGGATTGTCCGCGTAATGAGATTGTAGAGATCGGCAATCTGGCCTCTGCCGGACAGGGCGCGTCGGCCTTTCTGTTCGCTGCTCTGGCCTCCTACTTAAACAATAAAGACATTCGCTATGCCGCAATCACCGGGACAGATTTTCTTCATCGTTATTTTGAACGGGTGGGTTTAAAACCGCGCAAGATTTGCGATGCTGATATTAAGGCTGTGGAACACGATACGCAAAACTGGGGCAGTTATTATGACACACAGCCTCGCGTGCTGGTTGGCTCCGTCGAGACCGGCGTGAAGCGTTTAAAAGCCATGTTGGGTGCAGAGTTCGAGGATTGCCGTCCGCGCTTGTTCCCACGCCTTCATTATAAGCAGGAAGGCCGGAACTGA
- a CDS encoding AMP-binding protein: protein MLFGHIQNHDPEKIALCDEMQTVCYGDLKREIQKRMDALYGVSVLGIALDNSVDWVLWDLAALKAGIPCVPLPPFFTEQQAQHTLHSAGVTHVLFPKELRDTGLKGLAFLPEGTAKVTFTSGTTGTPKGVCLSQKGLEQVACSIVKALGTELADKHLSVLPLAILLENVAGVYATLMAGGTVYLPSLKMTGFANPFEPDFAALSHYMGKHEITSAILVPELLRGLMSVRPDLPHLKFLAVGGAKVSPSLISAARKMGLPVYEGYGLSECASVVSLNTPENDKPGSAGKILPHIRLVENDGEITIKDPAFLGYLGNKHKGEFATGDLGYVDEDGFLHINGRKKNVLITSYGRNISPEWVEAALLAQPEIMSAVIYGDAQAHLSAEIVPASLHADITGAVQRANAELPDYARIKDFQIKTKENDHELLQQAG from the coding sequence ATGTTATTCGGGCATATCCAAAACCATGACCCTGAAAAGATTGCCTTGTGCGACGAAATGCAAACGGTGTGCTATGGCGATCTGAAACGGGAAATCCAAAAGCGCATGGATGCACTCTATGGCGTTTCGGTTTTGGGCATTGCGCTGGATAATAGTGTCGATTGGGTGCTTTGGGATTTGGCGGCGCTCAAAGCCGGTATTCCCTGTGTGCCTTTGCCCCCGTTTTTCACTGAGCAACAGGCTCAACACACTCTTCACTCGGCCGGTGTCACACATGTTCTTTTCCCCAAAGAACTGCGTGACACCGGCCTGAAGGGCCTTGCATTCCTGCCAGAAGGCACGGCCAAGGTGACGTTTACATCAGGTACGACCGGAACACCAAAGGGCGTTTGTCTTTCTCAAAAAGGACTAGAACAGGTTGCTTGCTCCATTGTTAAAGCTCTGGGCACAGAGCTTGCCGACAAACACCTCTCTGTTTTGCCACTGGCCATCCTGCTGGAGAATGTCGCAGGCGTTTATGCCACACTTATGGCTGGCGGAACTGTCTATCTCCCTTCGCTCAAAATGACCGGCTTTGCCAACCCGTTTGAGCCAGATTTTGCAGCCCTCTCGCATTATATGGGTAAGCATGAAATCACATCGGCCATTTTGGTTCCCGAGTTGTTGCGTGGTCTGATGAGTGTACGGCCCGACCTGCCGCATTTAAAATTCCTAGCTGTCGGCGGGGCAAAGGTTTCGCCTTCGCTTATATCCGCCGCGCGTAAGATGGGTTTGCCGGTTTACGAGGGATATGGTCTGAGCGAATGCGCATCCGTTGTTTCACTCAATACCCCGGAAAACGATAAGCCGGGCAGTGCAGGTAAGATTTTGCCGCATATTCGCCTGGTGGAAAATGATGGGGAGATCACGATTAAAGACCCGGCCTTTTTGGGTTATCTGGGCAACAAGCATAAGGGAGAGTTCGCCACCGGCGATCTTGGCTATGTGGATGAAGACGGTTTTCTTCATATAAACGGGCGCAAGAAAAACGTTCTGATTACCTCTTACGGCCGCAATATCTCACCGGAATGGGTCGAAGCCGCGCTGCTGGCCCAACCTGAAATTATGAGCGCTGTCATCTACGGTGATGCGCAGGCCCATTTAAGCGCGGAAATCGTTCCGGCCTCTTTGCACGCTGATATCACAGGGGCCGTGCAGCGGGCTAATGCGGAATTGCCGGATTACGCCCGTATCAAGGATTTTCAAATTAAAACAAAGGAGAATGACCATGAGCTTTTACAACAGGCTGGTTAA
- a CDS encoding iron-containing redox enzyme family protein, producing MSFYNRLVKETEDQRQELYSVPQLMDGIQGNISKETYIAYLTEAYHHVSHTVPFLMTMGSKIPQSKKWMHKAIIEYQGEEVGHEEWILNDIESAGGDKEAAHNSAPNLETQVLISYNYDYMTRKNPVGFFGMVFMLESTSTQIANKGADAVKDKLGLPKKAFSYLYSHGELDISHMKFFEETVNKITDPNDQAAIIEVAQNTFRLFANVLRAIPHEGQVKHAA from the coding sequence ATGAGCTTTTACAACAGGCTGGTTAAGGAAACGGAAGACCAAAGGCAAGAACTCTACAGTGTTCCGCAACTGATGGACGGGATACAGGGTAATATCTCGAAAGAGACGTATATTGCTTACCTGACGGAAGCCTATCATCATGTTAGTCACACCGTACCATTTCTGATGACCATGGGTTCAAAAATTCCGCAGTCCAAGAAATGGATGCACAAAGCCATTATCGAGTATCAGGGAGAGGAAGTCGGCCATGAGGAATGGATTCTGAATGACATTGAATCCGCTGGCGGTGATAAAGAAGCCGCCCACAACTCCGCACCCAATCTGGAGACTCAGGTGCTGATCTCTTACAACTACGACTACATGACTCGCAAAAACCCGGTTGGATTTTTCGGCATGGTGTTCATGCTGGAAAGCACCTCAACACAGATTGCCAATAAGGGTGCAGATGCGGTTAAAGACAAGCTGGGACTGCCGAAGAAGGCGTTTTCCTACCTCTATTCACATGGTGAGTTGGACATCTCTCACATGAAATTCTTTGAGGAAACGGTTAATAAAATCACCGATCCGAACGACCAGGCTGCCATTATTGAGGTGGCGCAGAATACATTCCGGCTGTTTGCCAATGTCCTGCGCGCTATTCCGCATGAAGGGCAGGTGAAACATGCCGCTTAA
- a CDS encoding SDR family NAD(P)-dependent oxidoreductase, translating into MPLKGKTVYITGGTGGIGTPLVQYLENAGAEVTAHDIEKEGDLVANMDKICAYLKDNTPDILINMAGYNVLDYCENQNLEAIVDLNMMVPMRLSQAVLPGMKARNSGQIINMGSMTALIPLPHLTGYVAAKAGLKGFNDALRRELGGTNIKLTHIAPRAVKTPMNSGVKAEVNKRTKVKYDDPSDVARWIFEAIIEQKPDVRFGWPERFFAFMHANFPFIIDNGLQKNRQIGEDALNTHHQTKEIKDEKTTTLHRAAS; encoded by the coding sequence ATGCCGCTTAAAGGAAAGACCGTTTACATCACCGGAGGAACGGGTGGAATTGGCACACCGCTTGTACAGTATCTGGAGAACGCCGGTGCTGAAGTGACCGCCCATGACATAGAGAAAGAGGGTGATCTTGTCGCTAACATGGATAAAATCTGTGCTTATCTGAAGGATAACACGCCGGATATTCTTATCAACATGGCTGGATATAATGTGCTTGACTACTGCGAAAATCAGAATTTAGAAGCTATTGTCGATCTGAACATGATGGTACCGATGCGGCTGAGCCAGGCTGTGCTACCTGGTATGAAGGCTCGCAACTCCGGCCAGATTATCAACATGGGTTCGATGACCGCGCTTATCCCGCTGCCGCATCTGACAGGTTACGTTGCCGCCAAAGCGGGATTGAAAGGTTTTAACGATGCCTTGCGCCGGGAACTGGGCGGTACGAATATCAAACTCACCCACATTGCGCCGCGAGCCGTTAAAACACCGATGAATAGCGGTGTAAAGGCGGAAGTGAATAAACGCACCAAGGTTAAATATGATGATCCTTCCGATGTGGCGCGATGGATTTTTGAGGCCATTATAGAGCAAAAACCTGATGTGCGCTTTGGTTGGCCGGAACGTTTCTTTGCCTTTATGCATGCCAACTTCCCTTTTATCATTGATAACGGTCTGCAGAAAAACCGTCAGATTGGCGAAGACGCTTTAAACACTCACCACCAGACAAAGGAGATTAAGGATGAAAAAACTACCACTTTACACCGCGCTGCTTCTTAG
- a CDS encoding response regulator encodes MRVLLVEDDMMLGKATAEGLKTSFAVDWCESAEDASAALKATPYDLVILDINLPGQSGLDLLKNLRRANDDRPVLFLTARDTVPQRIEGLNAGADDYLVKPFDLDELIARSSALIRRSQGRANPEIVCGDISYDSTAKQAKQNGKTVKLSGRELAVLEILMTHLSKVISKTQIEEHIYDWDSGDIESNTIEVHISALRRKLGKDLIKTIRGVGYMIEK; translated from the coding sequence TTGCGCGTACTTCTGGTCGAAGATGATATGATGTTGGGAAAAGCCACGGCAGAGGGACTGAAAACTTCTTTTGCCGTGGACTGGTGTGAGAGCGCGGAAGATGCCTCAGCGGCTCTTAAAGCCACGCCTTACGATCTGGTGATCCTTGATATCAACCTGCCGGGGCAGTCCGGCCTTGATCTGCTCAAAAATTTACGCAGAGCCAATGACGACCGGCCTGTGCTTTTTCTGACCGCGCGGGATACGGTACCGCAGCGCATAGAGGGCTTAAATGCTGGAGCGGACGATTATCTGGTTAAGCCCTTTGATCTGGATGAACTGATTGCCCGGTCAAGCGCTCTGATCCGCCGCTCGCAAGGCCGGGCTAATCCTGAAATCGTATGCGGTGATATCAGCTATGACTCTACAGCCAAACAGGCCAAGCAGAACGGCAAGACAGTTAAGCTGTCCGGGCGCGAACTAGCTGTGCTGGAAATTCTGATGACCCATCTGAGCAAGGTGATCAGCAAGACGCAGATCGAAGAACATATCTATGATTGGGACAGTGGCGACATTGAAAGCAACACGATCGAGGTTCATATTTCCGCGCTGCGCCGCAAGCTCGGCAAGGATTTGATCAAGACAATACGCGGTGTGGGTTATATGATTGAAAAATGA
- a CDS encoding sensor histidine kinase N-terminal domain-containing protein: MNKNYSLRRRLILWISLSILCATLLALLASYIFASHEVEEVYDAQLVHYAKVLLQLTQHEIMEDEGFDLGIENPDLQHKYERKFSFRIWVDNEIITQSPNTKAFAGFEAPPGFSNQNIDDHEWRFFVFIVPENKIKIEVSESYDIRYELIVQFIAALILPALMFLPVIFLIIWIGVRKILKPVVKISAMVDKRGSSDLSPIHTNKAPQEIIPLLQALNRLFTRIEKSFVREREFTDNAAHELRTPLAAMKTQTQVLLKKAQAMPDCREGLDNLHASIDRASKMVDQLLAFSRLQANQIEFETVDLSSLAQDILKDISPLAVKKRIEMRADIAPVITIKGNRNALEIMLRNLIDNAIKFTPADGRIDVSVFEEGHKAVLKIFDTGPGIKDTEKDKVFERFYRVQKNKKGSGLGLSMAKWVCDVHGAEIYLSDNDPNGSIVTFSMKRT, translated from the coding sequence ATGAATAAAAACTATTCTCTCCGCCGCCGTCTCATTTTATGGATTAGTTTGTCCATCCTTTGTGCAACGCTGCTTGCCTTGCTGGCCAGTTATATCTTTGCAAGCCATGAAGTCGAAGAAGTTTATGACGCGCAGCTTGTCCATTACGCCAAAGTGCTTTTACAGCTTACCCAGCACGAAATCATGGAGGATGAGGGTTTTGATCTGGGCATTGAAAACCCGGATTTACAGCATAAGTACGAGCGTAAATTCAGTTTTCGTATCTGGGTCGATAATGAGATTATTACGCAGTCCCCCAACACAAAAGCCTTTGCAGGCTTTGAAGCGCCGCCGGGATTTTCCAACCAGAATATTGATGATCACGAATGGCGTTTTTTTGTTTTTATTGTTCCGGAAAACAAGATCAAGATTGAAGTTTCTGAGAGTTATGATATTCGCTACGAGTTGATTGTTCAGTTTATAGCAGCGCTTATTCTGCCTGCGCTTATGTTTCTTCCTGTGATTTTTTTGATTATCTGGATTGGCGTGCGCAAGATCTTAAAACCGGTTGTAAAAATCTCGGCTATGGTCGATAAGCGTGGCAGCAGTGATCTCTCTCCTATACATACAAATAAAGCACCGCAAGAAATTATACCACTCCTGCAGGCTTTAAACCGTTTATTTACCCGTATTGAAAAAAGCTTTGTCAGAGAACGTGAATTTACAGACAACGCCGCGCATGAGTTGCGCACGCCGCTGGCAGCGATGAAAACACAAACGCAAGTTTTGCTTAAAAAGGCGCAGGCCATGCCGGATTGCAGGGAAGGATTGGACAATCTTCATGCATCCATTGATCGTGCAAGCAAAATGGTTGACCAGCTTTTGGCTTTCTCACGATTACAAGCCAATCAAATCGAATTTGAGACGGTCGATCTTTCTTCTTTAGCTCAAGATATTTTAAAGGACATATCCCCGTTGGCTGTGAAAAAAAGAATTGAGATGAGGGCCGACATTGCTCCGGTGATTACAATCAAAGGCAACAGGAATGCGCTTGAAATCATGCTGCGTAATTTGATTGACAATGCCATTAAATTCACCCCAGCGGATGGGCGGATTGATGTTTCTGTTTTTGAAGAGGGTCATAAAGCTGTTTTAAAAATTTTCGATACCGGCCCCGGCATCAAAGATACTGAAAAGGACAAGGTTTTCGAGCGTTTCTATCGCGTCCAGAAAAACAAGAAAGGCAGCGGCCTTGGCCTGTCCATGGCCAAATGGGTGTGTGATGTGCACGGCGCAGAGATATATCTAAGCGATAATGACCCCAACGGTTCGATCGTTACATTTAGCATGAAGCGCACCTGA